A stretch of Shewanella dokdonensis DNA encodes these proteins:
- a CDS encoding DksA/TraR family C4-type zinc finger protein: MASGWAQDGAEQQQIDSTVEDALARVRGELPKGESLTECEECGETIPEARRLAIPGVRLCVSCQALEDKRRQSFAGYNRRGSKDSQLR; this comes from the coding sequence GTGGCATCAGGTTGGGCACAAGATGGGGCTGAGCAACAGCAGATAGACAGCACTGTTGAAGATGCACTTGCTCGGGTACGCGGTGAGCTTCCCAAAGGCGAAAGCCTGACAGAGTGTGAAGAGTGTGGCGAAACCATCCCAGAGGCGCGGCGTTTGGCAATTCCGGGCGTACGTTTGTGCGTGAGTTGTCAGGCGTTGGAAGACAAGCGTCGGCAGAGTTTTGCGGGGTATAATCGTCGTGGCTCCAAAGACAGCCAGCTACGTTGA
- a CDS encoding DUF4097 family beta strand repeat-containing protein — MFVRSTLLMLACVLPLTGCVFYVNGAHSEPLNHGHRTLQLNAAEIQQLTADTGAGDLVIVGVAEQQQITVDADVYDYPDVPAKLTLEQHGTQAVLVAKFDSHFSINRNSPYINLRVTVPAAMVLDVTDGSGQLEIRDMTANIKVVDGSGDLTIRGAHDLDINDGSGSVTLANISGKIRLDDGSGDIDIRDVGGDIRIDDGSGSMTVKNVQGTVTIDDGSGDIDVRHTQGLNIINAGSGDVHFDNINGPVTMDK, encoded by the coding sequence ATGTTTGTACGCTCAACTCTGCTCATGCTGGCTTGTGTGCTGCCACTCACTGGCTGTGTTTTCTATGTCAATGGTGCCCATAGCGAACCCCTCAATCATGGTCACCGGACATTGCAACTCAATGCCGCAGAGATTCAGCAGTTAACCGCCGATACCGGAGCCGGAGATCTGGTGATTGTTGGCGTTGCCGAGCAGCAACAGATCACCGTGGACGCCGATGTTTACGACTATCCTGATGTACCGGCAAAACTGACGCTCGAACAGCATGGTACACAAGCCGTATTAGTCGCTAAATTCGATAGTCATTTCAGCATCAACCGCAACTCACCCTATATTAACTTACGGGTGACCGTCCCGGCCGCCATGGTGCTGGATGTGACCGATGGTTCCGGGCAACTGGAAATCCGCGATATGACCGCCAATATAAAAGTCGTCGATGGTTCCGGCGATCTCACCATTCGCGGTGCTCATGACCTCGATATTAACGACGGTTCCGGCAGCGTAACGCTCGCAAACATTAGCGGTAAAATTCGCCTTGATGATGGTTCGGGTGATATCGATATCCGTGACGTGGGTGGCGATATTCGCATTGATGACGGTTCTGGCAGCATGACAGTGAAAAATGTGCAGGGCACTGTCACCATTGACGATGGTTCCGGTGACATTGATGTACGGCACACACAAGGGCTGAATATCATCAATGCTGGCTCTGGAGATGTACACTTCGACAATATCAATGGCCCGGTGACAATGGACAAATAA
- a CDS encoding type IV pili methyl-accepting chemotaxis transducer N-terminal domain-containing protein: protein MKKALYRNPQLLRLHWRRGTLTYLLALLIIGVLALLSHYLVQSIVNQQEASARIVNLAGRQRMLSQRITLFAGQLLAEKMNARRPCFRGISGDCGNDEKGTSGVDVWFNADGDPRAKFSRRAANFS from the coding sequence ATGAAAAAGGCTTTGTATCGGAACCCGCAACTGCTGCGGTTACACTGGCGCCGCGGTACCCTGACATATCTGCTGGCATTGCTGATCATCGGCGTACTGGCATTACTGTCGCACTATCTGGTGCAAAGCATTGTTAATCAACAGGAAGCCAGTGCCCGCATCGTTAACCTTGCCGGACGGCAGCGCATGTTATCACAGCGCATTACCCTGTTTGCCGGGCAACTGTTAGCCGAAAAAATGAACGCTCGCCGACCCTGTTTCCGGGGAATATCTGGAGACTGTGGCAACGATGAAAAAGGTACATCAGGCGTTGATGTATGGTTCAACGCAGATGGCGATCCCCGCGCCAAGTTCAGTCGCCGTGCAGCGAATTTTTCATGA
- a CDS encoding putative bifunctional diguanylate cyclase/phosphodiesterase encodes MKKVHQALMYGSTQMAIPAPSSVAVQRIFHEPPVNLDQRLQAFFHLATQVVDQSLGFPEREQAYQQLRALARYDILNALDALVLQFQQDSEAAIAKLQHFNRLSLIGMLTTLLLEALFIFRPLLISLYRREKQYLQLLRKMDAEITHRVRFQAFNDPLTGLPNRLSMLEKIQTCVDLARQNKSALVVISVGLDRFKDINNSLGHDKGDELLIGIATRLETLVKQYHGFLGRITGDEFAIVLDQRKENLELVHLMQQLLQAVAAPFEGEGFCVQVTASLGLAFYADDGASSRSLLMHANQAMRIAKDEGGRCFRFFQPMMTSKMTRRIQLDQELRQAMTDCSQLMLFYQPKVDLRNGRICGVEALLRWQHPQQGMISPAEFIPIAEDSGLIVELGDWVMVQALEQLVRWQQQGITVEMAINVSVKQLLRSNISERIQSLAQQLGVAPQQVQLEITENNIMDNMSRIMPQLQALTQQGFTLAIDDFGTGHSSLSRLRDLPMKVLKIDKSFVANAMRDHKDAQLVEAIVEIGHILNRTIIAEGIETTEQMTLLQQLGCEEGQGYLFARPMSAEQVESILLQGSIDIRNEAMA; translated from the coding sequence ATGAAAAAGGTACATCAGGCGTTGATGTATGGTTCAACGCAGATGGCGATCCCCGCGCCAAGTTCAGTCGCCGTGCAGCGAATTTTTCATGAGCCGCCGGTGAATCTCGACCAGCGCTTGCAAGCGTTTTTTCATTTAGCCACACAGGTAGTGGATCAGTCGCTTGGCTTCCCCGAACGGGAACAGGCATATCAACAGTTACGGGCATTAGCGCGTTACGACATTCTCAACGCCCTCGACGCGTTGGTGCTGCAATTCCAGCAAGACAGCGAAGCCGCCATTGCCAAATTACAGCATTTTAACCGCCTGTCATTGATAGGCATGTTGACTACGTTGTTGTTGGAAGCGCTATTTATCTTCCGGCCGTTGTTGATCTCCTTGTACCGTAGGGAAAAACAGTATTTGCAGCTACTGCGAAAAATGGATGCAGAAATCACCCATCGCGTACGGTTTCAGGCTTTTAACGATCCCTTGACGGGTTTGCCTAATCGTTTGTCAATGTTGGAAAAAATTCAGACATGTGTCGATTTAGCGCGGCAGAACAAAAGTGCCTTGGTGGTGATTTCTGTGGGGCTGGATCGCTTCAAGGATATCAACAATAGTCTCGGACATGATAAAGGCGATGAACTGCTCATCGGTATTGCTACGCGTCTGGAAACGCTGGTGAAGCAATACCACGGATTCCTTGGACGGATCACCGGGGATGAATTTGCCATTGTACTGGATCAGCGGAAAGAGAATCTCGAACTCGTACACCTGATGCAGCAATTATTACAGGCTGTCGCCGCACCGTTTGAAGGCGAAGGTTTTTGCGTGCAGGTAACCGCTTCTCTGGGACTCGCTTTCTATGCTGATGATGGTGCGAGTTCCCGCAGTTTGCTGATGCATGCCAATCAGGCCATGCGCATTGCTAAAGATGAGGGCGGGCGTTGTTTCCGTTTCTTCCAGCCGATGATGACGTCAAAAATGACTCGGCGTATCCAGTTGGATCAGGAGCTGCGGCAGGCGATGACCGACTGTTCACAACTGATGCTGTTTTATCAGCCAAAGGTGGATCTGCGCAACGGCCGGATTTGTGGTGTGGAGGCGCTGTTGCGTTGGCAACATCCTCAGCAGGGGATGATTTCTCCGGCGGAATTTATTCCAATCGCGGAAGACTCTGGGTTAATTGTGGAGCTAGGTGACTGGGTGATGGTGCAGGCGTTGGAGCAATTGGTGCGTTGGCAACAGCAAGGGATCACCGTAGAAATGGCCATCAATGTCTCAGTCAAACAGTTGCTGCGCAGTAACATCAGCGAACGGATCCAGTCGTTAGCGCAGCAGTTGGGGGTGGCGCCACAGCAAGTGCAGTTAGAGATCACTGAAAACAATATCATGGACAACATGAGCCGCATTATGCCGCAGCTACAAGCCTTGACACAGCAGGGTTTTACGCTGGCTATTGATGATTTTGGTACCGGTCATTCCAGTCTGTCCCGGCTGCGGGATTTGCCGATGAAGGTGCTCAAAATTGATAAGTCGTTTGTGGCTAACGCCATGCGCGATCATAAAGACGCACAACTGGTTGAGGCAATTGTCGAAATCGGCCATATCTTGAACCGTACCATTATTGCCGAGGGGATTGAGACCACAGAACAGATGACCTTGTTGCAGCAGTTGGGCTGCGAGGAAGGCCAAGGGTATTTGTTTGCTCGGCCAATGTCGGCGGAGCAGGTGGAATCCATACTATTGCAAGGCTCGATTGATATTCGTAATGAGGCTATGGCTTAG
- a CDS encoding diguanylate cyclase, whose protein sequence is MSSATSSKVANDWNALISETNPNCIRLNRQLVAIHSSELATQFYRHMLDAEDASVFLSHDQVKTRLHGSLQQWLVTLFNIDEQYDLAATIALQVKIGEIHARIKIPMHLVLRGARYLKQHFSELLQQEPLNAQQQNECLQHFCDTLDMSMEVMGQAYASSYDRNTRSDEVYRLFSITQNLSTEREKQKGALLDWENRLMFECTVGNPDAELPTLGISEFGLWFTHKGSHAFQDYPETQIINERIKIIDEQLLVEMQQGHDVRIQNLRKVRDETKRLKFLLDDIFAKSSELESGRDVLTKLLNRKFLPTVLSREIAHARRNHSQFALLSLDIDYFKGVNDSYGHEAGDSVLQQLGGFLVSNSRAGDFVFRLGGEEFMIVLVDVNPTNARSIAENLRNNVAAEHFMLPNGERIHITISSGLACFNGHPDYQHILRQVDKALYDAKNNGRNRVIIADIDSADNESADIES, encoded by the coding sequence ATGAGCAGCGCCACCAGCAGTAAAGTTGCTAACGACTGGAATGCTTTGATTTCTGAGACAAATCCAAACTGTATTCGACTTAATCGACAACTCGTTGCCATACATAGCAGCGAGCTGGCAACACAATTCTATCGCCATATGTTGGATGCCGAAGATGCCTCCGTCTTTCTGTCCCATGACCAAGTGAAGACTCGGTTACATGGTTCTTTGCAGCAATGGCTGGTCACGCTGTTTAACATTGATGAACAATATGATCTCGCTGCTACCATCGCCCTCCAGGTCAAAATCGGGGAAATTCATGCCCGAATTAAAATTCCGATGCACTTGGTGTTACGGGGAGCCCGCTACCTGAAACAACATTTTTCTGAATTACTGCAACAAGAACCGCTAAACGCACAGCAACAAAATGAATGTTTGCAGCATTTTTGCGATACGCTCGATATGTCTATGGAAGTGATGGGGCAGGCGTACGCCAGCTCTTATGACCGTAATACCCGTTCCGATGAAGTCTATCGGCTGTTTTCCATTACCCAGAATTTATCTACCGAGCGCGAAAAACAGAAAGGTGCGTTGCTGGACTGGGAAAACCGCTTGATGTTTGAATGCACTGTGGGCAATCCAGATGCAGAACTCCCCACGCTCGGCATTTCTGAATTTGGTTTATGGTTTACCCACAAAGGTTCACATGCGTTTCAGGATTATCCTGAAACGCAGATCATCAATGAACGAATCAAGATTATTGATGAACAACTGTTAGTAGAGATGCAGCAAGGGCATGACGTAAGGATCCAGAACCTACGCAAAGTACGGGATGAAACCAAACGTTTAAAATTCCTGCTGGATGATATTTTTGCCAAAAGTTCGGAGCTGGAAAGTGGTCGAGACGTACTGACCAAACTGCTCAACCGCAAATTTCTGCCTACGGTACTCAGCCGCGAAATTGCCCATGCTCGCCGCAACCACAGCCAGTTTGCACTGCTGTCATTGGATATTGATTACTTTAAAGGGGTCAATGATTCATATGGCCACGAAGCTGGCGACAGTGTGTTACAGCAGTTGGGCGGTTTTCTGGTCAGTAATTCACGTGCTGGGGATTTTGTCTTCCGTCTCGGTGGCGAGGAGTTCATGATTGTGCTGGTTGATGTCAATCCAACCAATGCCCGCAGTATTGCCGAAAACCTCCGTAACAACGTGGCCGCAGAACATTTCATGCTGCCAAACGGTGAGCGGATCCACATCACCATCAGCTCTGGCCTGGCATGCTTTAACGGTCATCCCGATTATCAGCATATTCTGCGTCAGGTTGATAAGGCGCTGTACGATGCCAAGAACAATGGCCGTAACCGTGTGATTATTGCCGATATCGACAGTGCTGATAATGAGAGTGCCGATATCGAAAGCTAA
- a CDS encoding AzlD domain-containing protein, translating into MSWWLLLTLAFIVFFNRYLFLEPRLPLRIPKVVREALSYSAPCLLIAICAPVILLDHGELRHFPDNPYLWGAIVSVIIAYFVRHMLSAVALSLLAFYLLNWW; encoded by the coding sequence ATGAGTTGGTGGTTACTGCTAACGTTAGCATTCATCGTGTTTTTCAATCGTTATCTGTTTCTGGAACCCAGATTACCGCTACGTATCCCCAAGGTAGTGCGGGAAGCGCTATCTTATTCTGCCCCTTGCTTGTTGATTGCCATCTGTGCGCCGGTGATCTTGCTGGATCATGGAGAACTACGGCATTTTCCAGATAATCCTTATCTCTGGGGCGCCATCGTCTCGGTGATTATTGCCTACTTTGTCAGACATATGCTCAGCGCTGTTGCGCTCAGTTTGTTAGCTTTTTATCTACTGAACTGGTGGTAA
- a CDS encoding AzlC family ABC transporter permease, whose product MNGSQQPPSAHSLRGQQAQFIKGAIDIIPLCLAVLPWGILAGSMAIQSGLDVWQSLGMSAIIFAGAAQLVTLSMLISGANLFSIIVTIFFLTSQHFIYGLTLREFVTQLKLKYRLPIGFLLTDELFALSVPKVREQALSVSYLLGVG is encoded by the coding sequence ATGAACGGTTCTCAACAGCCACCATCGGCACATTCACTACGCGGACAACAAGCCCAGTTTATTAAAGGCGCGATTGATATTATTCCCCTCTGTTTGGCGGTACTGCCATGGGGCATTCTCGCTGGTTCAATGGCCATTCAATCAGGGCTGGATGTGTGGCAAAGTCTGGGGATGTCGGCGATTATCTTTGCTGGGGCGGCGCAATTGGTCACCCTGAGCATGTTGATCTCTGGAGCCAACCTCTTCAGCATTATCGTCACCATCTTCTTTTTGACATCGCAGCATTTCATCTATGGGCTGACATTGCGTGAATTTGTCACCCAACTGAAACTCAAATACCGCCTGCCGATTGGTTTCTTGCTGACCGATGAGCTGTTTGCATTGAGTGTTCCCAAAGTCCGAGAACAAGCCTTGAGCGTCAGCTATCTGCTAGGGGTGGGCTGA
- a CDS encoding MFS transporter translates to MSIYTRPVLLLLSGLLLLTLAIAVLNTLVPLWLAHENLPTWQVGMVSSSYFAGNLLGTVLAGHFISRYGFNRSYYIASLLFALGCAGLGLMVGFYSWFIWRFIAGVGCAMIWVVVESALMCSGTSSNRGRLLAAYMMVYYFGTVAGQLLLTKLPTALMSVLPWALALVLSSVLPLLFTRIINTQESSQQTPQVLPMLKLSQARLGVHGCLISGVVLGSLYGLMPLYLNHLGMNDARVGFWMALLVSAGIVGQWPIGRLADRYGRLMVLRVQVFVLILGALAMLVHAALTPALFILGAAGFTLYPVAMAWACEKVPHQQLVSMNQALLLSYTVGSLVGPSLIALLMQQYSDSLLFLTMAIVSFVYLLMLLRKPGQHRNPVAHA, encoded by the coding sequence ATGTCTATCTATACCCGACCGGTGCTGTTGTTGCTCAGTGGCTTACTGTTGCTGACACTGGCGATTGCGGTACTGAATACCTTGGTGCCTTTATGGCTGGCGCATGAAAATCTGCCAACTTGGCAGGTTGGCATGGTCAGTTCCTCCTATTTTGCCGGTAATTTGCTGGGCACAGTGTTGGCGGGGCACTTTATCAGCCGCTATGGATTTAACCGCAGTTACTACATTGCTAGTTTGCTGTTTGCGCTGGGCTGCGCCGGACTTGGGCTGATGGTAGGTTTCTACAGCTGGTTTATCTGGCGTTTTATTGCTGGTGTCGGCTGTGCCATGATCTGGGTGGTGGTGGAAAGTGCTTTGATGTGCAGCGGCACCTCAAGCAACCGTGGCCGACTGCTGGCGGCCTACATGATGGTGTATTACTTTGGCACTGTTGCTGGGCAACTGCTGCTGACTAAATTGCCAACCGCCTTGATGAGTGTTCTGCCGTGGGCCTTGGCGTTGGTGCTAAGTTCAGTGTTGCCGCTGCTCTTTACCCGCATTATTAACACTCAGGAATCATCACAGCAGACTCCGCAAGTATTGCCCATGCTGAAATTATCTCAGGCACGACTCGGCGTACACGGCTGCCTGATCTCTGGCGTGGTGTTGGGATCTCTATACGGACTGATGCCGCTCTATCTGAATCATCTCGGCATGAATGATGCTCGGGTGGGTTTTTGGATGGCATTACTGGTCAGTGCAGGCATTGTTGGGCAGTGGCCAATAGGACGACTGGCGGATCGCTATGGTCGTTTGATGGTATTGCGGGTACAGGTGTTTGTGTTGATTCTGGGGGCGTTGGCGATGCTGGTGCATGCGGCGTTGACGCCCGCATTATTTATTCTCGGTGCCGCGGGTTTTACCCTGTATCCGGTTGCTATGGCTTGGGCCTGCGAGAAGGTGCCGCATCAGCAACTGGTTTCCATGAATCAGGCGCTGTTGCTCAGTTATACCGTTGGCAGCCTGGTTGGCCCGTCATTGATCGCCTTGTTGATGCAGCAGTATTCCGACAGTCTGTTGTTCCTGACCATGGCGATAGTGTCATTTGTCTACCTGCTGATGTTATTGCGTAAACCGGGACAACATCGCAATCCGGTGGCTCATGCCTGA
- a CDS encoding TonB-dependent receptor domain-containing protein — MGKQKVKGFEVGFSGDILRHWHGFGGYTYLDATLDSNGYNSEYDGNRFPNTAKHSVSLFSTYDITEQLTAGAGAYYMSKVYGNTANTLWIPSYWRFDLMSSYHVNDYLTLRFNVQNLMDKRYYDKAYAAHFANVAPGRLAMLSAEVHF; from the coding sequence GTGGGCAAGCAAAAGGTCAAAGGCTTTGAGGTAGGGTTTTCCGGTGACATCTTGCGTCATTGGCATGGTTTCGGGGGCTATACCTATCTGGATGCCACTTTGGACAGTAACGGCTATAACAGCGAATATGACGGCAACCGATTCCCCAATACCGCCAAACACAGTGTCAGCCTGTTCAGCACTTATGATATTACTGAGCAGTTGACTGCCGGAGCTGGCGCTTATTACATGAGCAAAGTTTACGGTAATACCGCTAACACCTTGTGGATCCCTTCTTATTGGCGTTTTGACCTGATGTCGTCTTATCACGTCAACGATTACCTGACGCTGCGATTCAATGTGCAGAATCTTATGGATAAACGTTACTACGACAAAGCCTATGCCGCCCACTTTGCCAATGTGGCACCTGGACGCTTGGCGATGCTGAGCGCTGAAGTTCATTTTTAA
- a CDS encoding TonB-dependent receptor gives MTLEYYHFESHDIPDYGIPYDQSSGRPAKVDEDNFYGLLSRDFRDNSDDTASVLITHDFNDKLHFSSTSVYSRNTNNYIVTNPDDSAGNVANGYVWRNTKSRNSVTKTLATQLQLSGEVTLAGMPNRFAIGTELSNERTSNRNYSVDTGNGRNAGCDDAMLASYNCTLLSAPNPHDPWTGTISLSTDATVTETDTRSLYAFNTLELNDAWFINGGIRWDDYQTSSEAASATLDNDSDFFNYQLSVLYKPAANGSIYAAWGTSSNPPGTSNGDGSDRLGSNNEDLQPEDTKSYELGSKWELFDGRLSLNGSIFQIEKTMPALPQKPDVVHRKPMWASKRSKALR, from the coding sequence GTGACACTGGAATACTACCATTTTGAGAGCCACGATATTCCTGATTACGGGATCCCTTATGATCAGAGTTCCGGTCGTCCGGCCAAAGTAGATGAAGACAATTTCTACGGGCTGCTGAGTCGCGACTTTCGAGATAACAGTGATGACACGGCATCGGTGCTGATCACGCATGATTTCAACGATAAATTGCATTTCAGTTCCACATCGGTATACAGCCGAAACACCAACAACTATATCGTGACCAACCCTGATGACAGTGCCGGTAACGTTGCCAACGGTTATGTGTGGCGCAATACCAAATCGCGCAACTCGGTTACCAAAACGCTGGCAACGCAACTGCAATTGAGTGGAGAAGTCACTTTAGCCGGGATGCCTAACCGTTTTGCTATTGGCACCGAGTTGAGCAATGAACGCACCAGCAACCGCAACTATAGCGTCGATACCGGTAACGGCCGCAACGCTGGCTGTGATGATGCGATGTTAGCCAGTTATAACTGTACCTTGTTGTCAGCACCTAATCCTCACGATCCTTGGACAGGCACCATCAGCCTGAGCACAGATGCCACAGTAACAGAAACTGACACCCGTTCACTCTATGCCTTCAATACGCTGGAACTGAACGATGCTTGGTTTATCAATGGTGGTATTCGTTGGGACGATTACCAAACCAGCAGTGAAGCGGCGTCTGCCACCTTGGATAACGACAGCGACTTTTTCAACTATCAGTTGTCAGTGCTGTATAAACCCGCGGCGAACGGCAGTATTTACGCCGCGTGGGGAACCTCATCCAACCCGCCAGGAACCTCTAACGGGGATGGTAGTGATCGACTGGGCAGCAATAATGAAGATCTGCAACCGGAAGACACCAAGAGCTACGAGTTGGGCAGCAAATGGGAATTGTTCGATGGCCGCCTGTCGCTAAACGGCTCGATATTTCAGATTGAAAAAACAATGCCCGCGTTGCCACAGAAGCCGGACGTAGTGCACCGCAAGCCAATGTGGGCAAGCAAAAGGTCAAAGGCTTTGAGGTAG
- a CDS encoding TonB-dependent receptor plug domain-containing protein encodes MKIAPRRHRRIRLGSQVLGSLTLGMAISALPVCATEQPPAANESQHHEDKANEHHKPQQPHHDKKLEHIEVNGDYQGYNTRRVQSGKFTEDLLNSAKTVTVINQDLMKDMGAESFSDALRATPGITLGTGEGGNPYGDRPFIRGYDAQSSTFINGMRDVGSQSRETFNIEQIEVLKGPSSVYNGRGPLVAASIS; translated from the coding sequence ATGAAAATAGCACCACGCCGCCACCGAAGGATTCGACTCGGCTCCCAGGTTCTGGGTTCTCTCACATTAGGTATGGCAATCTCCGCGCTGCCAGTATGTGCCACGGAACAACCACCCGCCGCCAACGAATCGCAGCACCATGAAGATAAAGCCAACGAGCACCATAAACCGCAACAGCCGCATCACGATAAGAAACTGGAACATATTGAGGTCAACGGTGACTATCAGGGATATAACACTCGCCGGGTACAATCCGGCAAATTCACTGAGGATCTGCTCAATAGCGCCAAAACCGTCACGGTGATCAATCAGGATCTGATGAAGGATATGGGCGCAGAAAGTTTTTCTGATGCACTGCGCGCCACACCGGGGATCACCTTGGGAACTGGCGAAGGGGGTAACCCGTATGGCGATCGGCCATTTATTCGTGGTTATGATGCGCAGTCATCGACCTTTATCAACGGTATGCGCGATGTGGGGTCACAGAGTCGCGAAACCTTTAATATCGAGCAAATCGAAGTGTTGAAAGGCCCAAGCTCTGTCTATAACGGTCGGGGGCCGTTGGTGGCAGCATCAATATCGTGA
- a CDS encoding S1/P1 nuclease, which yields MYRYCGLLLLLLSSQVHAWGFTGHKAFCEAAYDLTAPATQKALDAIAAKQGDYHSFAEACTWADDIKKDHQWDWSKHLHYINVTRNETDLHNADCNKGCVLSAIAEQQAKLKKDPQDWQALFFLAHFVGDLHQPLHVSYADDWGGNKTEVTFFNQPANLHGIFDYGIIEHMVGDDWQGFGDRLAKLANQADASGTPEQWGDESLTLTRDIYAGYQPHEILGQAYVEKYGPIIEQRIEQGAVRLAKILDNIYAP from the coding sequence ATGTATCGTTACTGTGGCTTGTTATTGTTGCTACTCTCCAGCCAGGTTCATGCCTGGGGATTTACTGGCCACAAAGCCTTTTGTGAAGCCGCCTATGATTTAACAGCTCCCGCCACCCAGAAAGCACTGGATGCTATTGCGGCCAAACAGGGGGATTATCATTCATTCGCTGAGGCCTGCACCTGGGCGGACGATATCAAAAAAGATCACCAGTGGGATTGGTCAAAGCACCTGCATTACATCAATGTCACGCGCAATGAAACAGACCTGCATAACGCCGACTGCAACAAGGGCTGTGTGCTGAGTGCTATTGCTGAACAACAAGCCAAGCTGAAAAAAGATCCGCAAGACTGGCAGGCGTTATTCTTCTTGGCACACTTTGTTGGCGATTTGCATCAGCCGTTACATGTCAGCTATGCCGATGATTGGGGTGGCAATAAAACCGAAGTCACCTTTTTCAATCAACCAGCCAATCTGCATGGCATCTTCGATTACGGCATCATTGAACATATGGTAGGTGACGATTGGCAAGGTTTTGGAGACCGCTTAGCCAAACTCGCCAACCAAGCTGATGCTAGTGGCACACCAGAACAGTGGGGAGATGAATCGCTCACACTGACTCGCGATATTTACGCCGGTTATCAACCTCATGAAATTCTCGGGCAAGCGTATGTGGAAAAATACGGCCCGATAATTGAGCAGCGGATTGAGCAAGGTGCCGTACGGTTGGCAAAAATACTCGACAATATCTACGCTCCCTAG
- a CDS encoding CDP-diacylglycerol diphosphatase, translating into MVRTSRKFLLAFAVLILIAAAAATYLWQTPAHNPDALWHLISERCVPDMEEHGKPAPCSEVNESKGYVTLKDRHGILQYLLMPVDKLSGMESPELLRPLTPNFFAIAWQQRTLSSALMAQQHQTVPDSALSLAINSEYGRTQNQLHIHISCLRQDVRQQLNALMPTLTANWQQHELGPNSYLLRTLTLPQLQEESVFIRLAQELPDAADNMGHYGLALADLPNGQLVLMAIKANWFTANNASAEELQDHSCKILQPNK; encoded by the coding sequence ATGGTCAGAACGTCGAGAAAATTTCTGTTAGCGTTTGCGGTGCTAATTCTCATCGCCGCTGCGGCAGCTACCTATCTTTGGCAAACGCCAGCTCATAATCCCGACGCCCTGTGGCACTTAATCAGTGAACGCTGTGTGCCAGATATGGAAGAACATGGTAAACCCGCGCCCTGTAGTGAAGTGAATGAATCCAAAGGCTATGTCACCCTGAAAGACCGGCATGGCATTCTGCAATATCTGCTGATGCCCGTAGACAAACTCTCGGGAATGGAAAGTCCTGAACTATTGCGCCCATTGACGCCTAATTTCTTCGCTATCGCCTGGCAACAACGCACCCTATCCAGCGCGCTGATGGCACAACAGCATCAAACCGTTCCAGATAGTGCGCTGTCATTGGCAATTAACTCCGAATATGGCCGCACCCAGAATCAGCTACACATTCACATTTCATGTCTGCGTCAAGATGTCAGGCAACAATTGAATGCCCTGATGCCGACACTCACGGCAAACTGGCAACAACATGAGCTTGGCCCCAATAGCTATTTATTGCGGACACTGACGTTACCGCAGTTACAAGAAGAGAGTGTATTTATCCGCCTGGCACAGGAGCTCCCTGATGCGGCTGACAATATGGGGCATTACGGCTTGGCACTGGCCGATTTACCCAACGGCCAACTGGTATTGATGGCAATTAAAGCCAACTGGTTCACCGCCAATAACGCTTCTGCCGAAGAATTACAGGATCATAGCTGCAAGATCCTGCAACCCAACAAGTAA